A region of the Arachis hypogaea cultivar Tifrunner chromosome 15, arahy.Tifrunner.gnm2.J5K5, whole genome shotgun sequence genome:
TCCTAACTCTGGATATTTTAGTACCCTTCTCACTTCTCAGTTCACAATAGAAAATACGCGTAatacaaaaattaactattaaattaattattaattttttgtataacatatatattaaaatataaaatattattaaaataaattaaataatatatatttatacgtaaatacataataattaatttaataattattttttaatgtatatataatattttaataaaataaatatatgaatacTAGACATAAGAAAGAAGAATAACAAGTggaatagtaaataaataaataaagcattAAAACTTAGCTTCATGTATTTACTGAGAAATGCTGAGGATAGGGTAACGTTAACGTTAGTATTATTGGACTATTGGTCAAGTTCAACCATGCCAAGCAGTACCACTTTTGCTTACCATCTAAGTTAAAAAAATTCAGGTAATTATTTTTGAACaaatacaaatttatttttttaaagattatttattttttaaattgatctttagaatttttttgttaatcatatttgtttttaaaaattttaagttaatcaCTTaagtctttttattatttttgttactcattatatttaaatttgttgatataacatattaaataatattacagtatacatttaataattttaattagctgttaatataataagtttatgaaattatattaaacaatttcaagttaaaaaaatttaatacctTAAAGTCTTTCTCAAATTGaggttaatttgatataattatataaatttattgtattaatCACTTATTAGGACTATTGAGTATGTATCAGTGTAGTGTTATTTAATATGtcacattaataaattttaatgccGCTAGTAACAAAAATGATAAAAGGATTAATGCgattaacttaaaatttttgaagaataaatttaattacaaaaaatttttaaaaataaatttaaaaaattaatgatatttcaaaaacaaatttaaccatttaattattttttaattttcacagTGCATTTTTCATTGGATTAGGGATTTTAACACACGAGAATTTAGAACAACGGATTTCATTTTCATTCTGGTCAACATATCAATGGACTTTGGTTTTTGGTTCGTATCAATAGATCAACTTTTACTTGtaataaaaagaagagagaaggcattaaccaaaaaaaaaaaaaaaagtttaacagtgagaaaaatttattattttttatcagtgtttttaattattaatctaattttttagtttaataatttaataatatatttttaatccgTACTTTTAAGTATTATTGTCTAAACTATTTATGGGCCAGATTGAATTTAATTAAACCCAGATTTAAAAAGTCTAATGGACCTATTTTAATTCGGTCTAAAATGATCGGGTTAAACCAAAAAATTGActcaatataaaattaatatatacaaaTTTATAATCTTatcgaataaaataataaaactttacctttaaaattaaatttaataaatattatatcatgtttatatcaaaataaattattttaaaataaaaataataccgtataatataaaaaatattaagtaaaatataaaaatataatataatattattaatttcattctaaaatatatatttttattattagaaaaattggATTGACTAAGACCACCCTAAAATATAACATGATTTCGACCCAAAAATAACAtggaacaaaaataataaagttaaatCCGTTAAAATATGCTTTATATTTGGGCCATCTTGAACACCTTTATTACTGAgtaattattgataaaaataataaataaaagaatttttgaCTGAGGAGTAATATcaaaaagctaaaaaaaaaaatgaactacTATACTAGACTATCCTGGTAACTCGGCCCAAGGAAGTAAGATAAATCATGTGGATAATTTGGGTGCAGCCCAATACACCCAATGATGAATCTTGATCTATAAAAAAGGATTATCtcttataccaaaaaaaaaaagttctccTATTCTATTATTACGAAATATCACtcaaaacatatataaataatggTAGATGCAAGGCGGAGTCAGACTAACTATTTAGGGGGTGGTGGTGTTTAATAATTTACTAAAATTATTACCTGCTGCaaagtaaaaatgaaaaatttgagTGAATGAAGAtattgagagaaaaaaaatttatattttattttttaaataaagtaaaCTATTAGACTAAGGCTAAAATTATTATACTTTGTTAATGTTATATAAAAATAGactgattttttttatgaatgaaaGAAGGACTGAAAAAgtgtacccaaaaaaaaaaagaaaggggctgagaaataaaaaaagaggaaCTATgtctattatttcttttttttaaacaaaaattaaaatttggggCCATTGCCTCCCTTTTCATATGTGTAGCTTCGCCCCTGGATAGATGCTCTTTTGAAGATGTTATCATTCAAAGATCATAttttaaattgttaaataatttagtaaaatatatattaaatattttaatgatttataatatCATCTTTATATAAAAAGTCTTAACGAAAATATCCACCGCAAAGAATTTAGGACCATGATCATATTCATAGCTATCTAATATAATCTTTTATGACTTGATTTCatctaggtatttttttttctttcaactaAACATATTTTTCGATCATAGTTATATAGGAGTTCGATTTGCACCACCCAATTCAAGAAAGCTTAGACATTTCAAGAGGCATCTGTTACGTGAGCCAATTAGTCATATGTATAATAGTAGTAAACTAATTAGTTAGGAAGTGCTTATGTGGACAAATTCTATTAGTAAATGATTAGTAAATTAATTTGTTAGTATACTGACTAGATAATTAATTGTGCAACTGGGTTTAGGAGCTATTATATATAGTTGAGAAATGTAATATTGTAGGTAATTTTTTGCAATCAGAATGTGAATGCAAGAGTGATGGAGTTGTGATAGTTGCACACACTCTCTTCTCCATTGAGTTTCGTGAGgttttttccttcaattttttctTGAACTCATCAATTTTAACATGGTGCGGAGAACGTGAAAGAAGAATTACAGTGAATGGTTGAGGAACTTCGAAAGAAGCTCATAGCACAAACTCttcaattctcttcttcttcttgtagcttcattttcttttcaagattcttcgattctttcttttcattcttcttgtgaattcgtttttcttcattcttctcatctaATTCTTGAACTCATCTTTCGAATTCCATCGATAGGGACTAATGAGATTTGTGTTGTCTTACACCGATTCAGCATAGACAAACATTTTCGATCAGCAAGatcaaaagaagaaatttttttgaatctaCATCAACAAGATTTATTGGTTCAAATCTCAAATTAGGTTTTGTGATCAAGAAGTGATGGAACCTCGAACAAATTCGTCATTCTCTTTAGTGGATATATAGGCATTAGCTGCATTAGTGAATCAAATCAATATGATGAATTATTCAAATGCAAACAAAGCTCAAACAAATCCATCTTTAGACCCAGTGAGTCCTTATTCTTTACATCCTGAAAAAAATCTAGGATCAGTCATAGTTACAGTTACTTTGGtaggaaataatttttaaaaatgggaAAGAGACATGTGGAGAGCGTTGAAATCCAAGAACAAGATAACATTTGTTGACGGCTCAATCCAAAGACCACCAAAGGATGATATGTTTTTTGAAGCGTGGGACCGTTGCAATACACAAATTGTTTCTTGGATTAATCATTCTTTAAACCTTGAAATTGCTCAAAGCGTAATGTGGATAAACTCAGCTGAGGAATTGTGGGAAGAATTAAGGTACAGATACAATAATGGTGATGTGTATAGGATAGCAGAATTAGAAGAAGAATTGTTTGCAACTAAGCAAGGAGATGTGTCAGTGACTACATACTACACTATACTCAAGTCAATTTGGGAGGAATTGGAGAATTTACGGCCAATTTCGAGCTGCTCAAGGTATCTTGAGAAGTGCAATTGTGAACTAAGCATAATGAGAGGTTACAAAGAAGAATCAGAAATAGTGAGGTTCCTAAGAGGTCTTAATGATCATTTTTCAACTGTAAGGTCTCAGATTATGTTATCGAAGCCATTACCCAAGGTGGATGTAGCTTTTGTGTCTCTTTTACAACAAGAGAGACAGCTGAACATGAACGAAGGAATGGAGGAAAAGGCGCTGCTAGTCGAATCCAAAAAATGATGTTGGTAATGCAAGCACAAGGGAAAGAGGTAGAGGCAGAGGGAGAAGAGGAGGTTATGAAATAATGCAAAAGCTGGACGAGGATCCAAACAATGTATATACTGTTGCAAGAATAGCCACTTGGCAGACACATGCTATAAAAGCATGGCTTTTCCCCTCATTTCAAGAACAATGGAGCCATGGTCAATAATATGGTTGCTGAAGAGAACAATGATGAAGTAAGTAACCAATCTCAAAGGAAAGAATTTGGCAAATCTGAGTCATATTTCACCTTAGAGCAAAGAGAGACATTGCTAGCTCTCTTGAACCAACAAGATACACACCCAATGCATAGCATAAACTAAATTGTTACCACAACTCTTCCATCAAACCAAGGTATCTCTTACATAAtgtcaatttctattttcaatccCAAATCTTGGGTCATTGATTTAGGAGCAACTAATCCTATTTCATATGTTAAGAATTCATTTCAAAAACTACATCCGATTCAACTTGTGTTAGTTAGCATGCTTGATGGCACAAACACACTGGTCAATATTGCAGGCACGGTTATGTTCTCTGATCAATTTTATTTGCTGAATGTCTTCTATATTCCAAGCTTTAAATTCAATTTGATATCAGTATCAAAACTAACATCAGATTTAAAATGTAAACTAATCTTTAATAAAAATGAGCGTGAAATCTAGGACAATACTACCAAGACAATAATTGGTGTAGTTGAACAAAGGAGAGGATCCTATGCTTTTGAGGACCTAATACCTATTTAAACTACATCACAAGCTACATCCACACCTTTAGCATCTATATTGTCTGCACAACACACACAAATAGAGTATTCTACACTATGGCATTTTTGATTAAGATATCTACCAAATGATATAATTGCTATTATGAAAAGGGAATACAAAAACTTGGAATTTTCAATTTGTAATAAGCCTTGTGATTCTTGCCATTATGCAAAACAAAAGCAGTTGTCTTTTATATCAAGAATCTCTAAGAGCATAAACATCTTTGATATTGTATACATTGATATTTGGATCCTATCAATACCATTTCTATTTtgagttttaaataattttttactattgtgGATGACAAGAGTCGATTCACTTGGTTATACTTTATAAAATTGAAAAGTGAAGCTAGTAAATTAGTCAAGAATTTTGTCAAAATAGTT
Encoded here:
- the LOC140179097 gene encoding uncharacterized protein produces the protein MWRALKSKNKITFVDGSIQRPPKDDMFFEAWDRCNTQIVSWINHSLNLEIAQSVMWINSAEELWEELRYRYNNGDVYRIAELEEELFATKQGDVSVTTYYTILKSIWEELENLRPISSCSRYLEKCNCELSIMRGYKEESEIVRFLRGLNDHFSTVRSQIMLSKPLPKVDVAFVSLLQQERQLNMNEGMEEKALLVESKK